Proteins encoded together in one Vanessa tameamea isolate UH-Manoa-2023 chromosome 28, ilVanTame1 primary haplotype, whole genome shotgun sequence window:
- the LOC113391782 gene encoding uncharacterized protein LOC113391782 — MCTHGEEVEFTCSGGLIFDFVLQTCNWSWATKCNLRTQPEEDDIEGSGEEEFDWLMDKSNDGSVNGLTAETIVNSVRPLSIETPGKKSNFNTVLNCYRADSAARLVPYKGDCQRYWRCMNGVPQSAYCSDGLYFNDKSQQCDFEANVKCEVVGEDELKSEFIVYK; from the exons ATGTGCACACATGGTGAAGAAGTTGAGTTCACCTGTAGCGGTGGGCTTATTTTTGACTTCGTTTTACAA ACTTGTAACTGGTCTTGGGCCACAAAGTGCAATCTCCGCACGCAACCGGAGGAAGATGACATCGAGGGATCTGGAGAGGAGGAATTTGATTGGTTAATGGACAAATCCAACGATG GCTCTGTTAATGGTTTAACAGCAGAAACTATCGTCAACAGCGTGAGGCCTTTGAGCATCGAAACACCTGGAAAAAAGTCGAATTTCAACACCGTATTGAACTGTTACCGAGCTGATTCCGCCGCGAGACTTGTTCCCTACAA AGGTGACTGCCAACGGTACTGGCGTTGCATGAATGGCGTACCACAATCAGCATACTGTTCAGATGGATTGTACTTCAACGATAAATCTCAACAGTGCGACTTTGAAGCAAACGTCAAATGTGAGGTGGTAGGTGAAGACGAATTAAAGAGCGAGTTTATTGTTTACAAGTAG
- the LOC113391906 gene encoding aldo-keto reductase AKR2E4-like, with amino-acid sequence MFYFSIILASFIINGRCQQTDGGKAPRILLNDGNTIPAIGLGTFLGFDEHGQKKVEPREIEIPVTWALNAGYRLIDTAYIYGNQDQIGVAIRKSDVPRENIFIVTKLDMHDQRNVISALKKSLHQLNTPYVDLFLIHFPIAFKPNSEEFDVIDYLDTWKDMEEAKRQGLAKSIGISNFNISQIERLLAHSEVKPAVLQVEVNLNFAQNKLIKFAKDNGITVMAYSPFGSLFSNSSIPPPPRVHDPLLNSLAEKYRKTVPQIVLRYLTQRGVVPIPKSTHKDRIEKNVDIFDFELSPDEMDMLSNFNKDYRLVWPSFWQDHPYYPFEKKSKPDPNPFHAD; translated from the exons atgttttatttctctATAATTTTGGCAAGTTTTATCATAAATGGG CGGTGCCAACAAACAGATGGCGGGAAAGCGCCAAGGATACTTTTGAACGATGGCAACACTATACCAGCTATTGGACTTGGCACATTCTTAGGGTTTGACgaa CACGGCCAGAAGAAAGTGGAACCTCGTGAAATAGAAATTCCAGTCACATGGGCTCTTAACGCAGGGTATAG GTTAATAGACACAGCATACATCTATGGAAATCAGGATCAAATTGGGGTGGCGATTCGGAAATCAGATGTCCCCAGGGAGAACATTTTCATCGTAACCaaa TTGGACATGCACGACCAGAGAAACGTCATATCAGCACTGAAGAAATCTCTGCATCAACTCAATACGCCCTATGTGGACTTATTTTTGATTCATTTCCCAATTGCTTTTAAG cCGAATTCAGAGGAATTTGATGTGATTGACTACTTGGACACTTGGAAGGATATGGAAGAAGCGAAACGTCAAGGCTTAGCCAAGTCAATAGGCATAAGCAACTTTAATATTAGTCAAATTGAAAGATTATTGGCTCACTCCGAGGTAAAACCAGCCGTGTTGCAAGTTgag GTCAATCTAAATTTTGCTCAAAACAAACTTATAAAGTTCGCAAAGGATAATGGTATAACGGTCATGGCGTATTCGCCGTTTGGATCTCTATTCTCAAACAGTTCCATTCCTCCCCCTCCGAGGGTCCATGATCCCTTGCTCAATTCTCTGGCCGAGAAGTATCGCAAGACTGTACCACAAATTGTTTTAAGATACCTT ACCCAAAGAGGCGTTGTACCAATCCCGAAATCGACACACAAGGATAGAATCGAGAAAAATGTCGACATTTTCGATTTTGAACTATCTCCGGATGAAATGGACATGCTAA gtaattTTAATAAGGACTACAGACTGGTATGGCCGAGCTTTTGGCAGGACCATCCTTACTACCCCTTCGAGAAAAAATCTAAGCCCGACCCCAATCCCTTCCATGCAGATTGA